The Dasypus novemcinctus isolate mDasNov1 chromosome 24, mDasNov1.1.hap2, whole genome shotgun sequence sequence aaaaacaaagccaataacCTCATAGCACAGGGAAATAAGTTCTTCTGAAACCCATCCAACTCCACCAAGTGGCTGCTCCCCTTCATTAACTGCTATCTTAATTCTTTTGGCAGTTGCACCCGTACCCATATCATACACGCAATACTTTATTCAAGAACAACTGCAATCTTTAACAATCCGACTTTTCCTCCTCAAACCACCCTCTTACAATAATTTCCTAAGAAATCAGTGGCAATATTGTcaacaaaaaataattacaaaaaatctgaacttcattcttttccccTGCAATAAAAATATCTCCAAAAACTAGGAGGGAATTAATGGATGTAAAATGACCAAATACctaaaagtaacttgtttctctctctattgctagaatacaaaaaataattatataattatatgtaaattaaaaagtaataaaataagggaagcagatgtggttcaaccaattaggctcccatctaccatacgtgAGGCCccgggttcacatcccagggcctcctcgtgaaggcaaagCCGGCcggcacccacagagagctgacagcccatgccatgcagagctgacggcccgcgcccgtggagagctgacacagcaagatgacgcaacaaagggatacaagcagacacagaagaacatgcagcgaatggacacagagagcagacagcaagcgagcCACAAGGGGGtgatagataaatgaaataaatcttttttttaaaaaagtgataaaaTACAACCCTCCCTTAGTaccaaatttcattttttttttaagatttatttatttatttaatttccccccctccccctgttgtctgttctctgtgtctgttttgctgcttcttgtttctttgtccgcttctgttgtcgtcagctgcacgggaagtgtgagcggcgccattcctgggcaggctgcactttctttcctgctgggcggctctccttacgggtgcactccttgtgcgaggggctcccccacacgagggacacccctgcgtggcaaggcactccttgcgcgcatcagcactgcgcatgggccagctccacacgggtcaaggaggcctggggtttgaaccgcggacgtggtagacggatgccctaaccactggaccaagtccgtttcccaaatttcACTTTTGATGGTCAGAAACATCCTGTTGAAGgagtaaatataaaaaccaacttCAACCAGTTGGTCAGACCTGCACAAAAGaagctgtcctcacttcaacttgcttaattaacataataaaattcccacccaggggtggaatTATCCACcctttttaaatcatacaatatatatacaaacataatttcctaaacatactaatcatacaattacaTAACTAAGTATAgctgttcatccatatgcataaaagctaatTCAGGGAAGCgaaattggcccagtggttagggcgtccattcaccacatgggaggtccgcgggtcaaaccccgggcctccttgacccgtgtggagctggcccaggtgcagtgctaatgcgcacaaggagtgccatgccacccaggggtgtccccgtgtgggggagccccatgcgcaaggagtgcgccccataaggagagctgcccagcgcgaaagaaagtgcagcctgcccaataacggcactgcacacacggagagctgacacacaagatgatgcaacaaaatgaaacacagattcccggtgccactgacaacaacagaagcggacaaattagaacacacagcaactagatgcagagaacagacaactggggagggcaggaaggggagagaaatgaataaataaaatctttttttaaaaaaagctaatgcataatcaaagcaaatgctaaacAATAACTTAAATGTTTAatcaaaaataaaaccacaacagAGGGAGTCAGGTCTAAATCACTTCAAACTGACCTTAACTTTTTCTGcaaacataataaatataaattctgCCTCAGTCtcacattaaaattttttctctagttatccccaaaggcccagctttggggcctgtagcagtttgatattattgatgaattacagaaggaaatattggattatgtttgtcaaccagtcttttcctctgggcgtattagagtgtattggatttagaggtttcacttttacttgattcatAACGATTGGGGCTtcgattgggccacgtcagtaggacattgggaccaggactcacagagaaactgcatcgcagaaaagggaggttggagtcttgagctggagccccaggaagtaagcacagaggagcttggtcacgaggaaggagagaaggccccgggaagagaggagccctgagcccagagagacgcaatcccgggaagagaggagccgggaagcctgagccctgcagACGTGGCGCCATCCTGCCCCAACGGACTTTGGTGAGGCAGTAGCTCGTGCGTTATGGCCTGGGAGCCGTAAGCGTCCACCCCACATCAATACCCTTACaacagccagcagatttctggggTTCTGCACCTGCGCTGCTGGGGCTGCCTCCCGCAGGGCTGGCCTGTGCTCGGCTGAGTCACCGCCGGGCTGGTGGGGAAGGGTCCCCGAGAGGAAGGCGCAGTTAGCGCCGCACCCCGAGCAGCAGGCGCTCAGCCCGGGGCTCCAGGGCTTCGCTGACGTGTGGCACGAGGGGGCATGAGAGACCCCAGCACACAAAGGCCGTCGCTTTAGGGAAGAGCTGGACGTTCAGGACGCACTGCCCGTGCGGAGATCCGCCCCAGGGCGCTGTCCAGGGAGCCCACACCGTCGTCCCCATTCAGAGATGGGAAACCGAGGTCAAGCGGCTGCTGGGGTCCCGCAGGTCAGGGCCCGGAGCAGGGAAGGCTTCCCTGGTGCGGGGAGGGGCCGCTCGGAATCCAGCACACGGGCGGGAGCTGCTCTGCGTCGGGCGGAGCTGCTGGGCATCGGGCGGGGCTGCTGGGCGTCGGGCGGGAGCTGCTGGGCATCCGGCGGGAGCTGCTGGGCGTCGGGCGGGGCTGCTCGGCACCCGGGCGGGAGCTGCTGGGCGTCAGGCGGGAGCTGCTGGGCGTCGGGCGGGGGCTGCTGGGCGTCGGGCGGGAGCTGCTGGACGTCGGGCGGGGCTGCTCGGCACCCGGGCGGGAGCTGCTGGGCGTCGGGCGGGGGCTGCTGGGCGTCGGGCGGGAGCTGCTGGACGTCGGGCGGGGCTGCTGGGCGTCGGGCGGAGCTGCTGGGCGTCGGGCGGGAGCTGCTCGACATCCAGGGGGAGCTGCTGGGCATCCAGCGGGAGCTGCTGGGCGTCGGGCGGAGCTGCTGGACGTCGGGCGGGGCTGCTGGGCGTCGGGCGGAGCTGCTGGGCGTCGGGCGGGAGCTGCTGGGCATCGGGCGGAGCTGCTGGGCGTCGGGCGGGAGCTGCTCGACATCCAGGGGGAGCTGCTGGGCATTCAGCGGGAGCTGCTGGGCGTCGGGCGGAGCTGCTGGGCGTCGGGCGGGGCTGCTGGGCGTCGGGCGGGACGGGGCGGAGTCAGGAGGCCGCGCGCCTGCGGCTGGGCCTGGCACAGCCCCTCGCGTGGCCGCAGGAGAAGCCCCgggccctgggaggaggagggtcCCCGGCTGAGCCGGCCGCCCGTGGAGCCGCGGGAGCAGGgcgcgcaggtgcagggcggggAGCAGCGCGAGCAGAGGGGGCCTCGCCGGCGCGAGGGACGGGAGCTGCCGGGGCAGCTGGGACACCACCGCCCTGGAGCCACGCCCCGCCGTGGGTGGGCGCCAGGCGCCTCACGGCCTGGAGGGAAGGAAGCTGGCGAGAGGCAGCCGCCGACAGTCCCCGTCCAGCGGCCCGAGGAAGGGGCAGAGGCCCAAAGCCTTCGGGAGCCTGCCTGACAGTGGTGGGGGCGGCTCGGGCGGGCTCCCGCCTCACTTACACGAGGGCCCCTGGGACcctccagaagaaaagaaaagcccaCTGGCCTCAGGGTTAGTCCAGCCAGCTTGAAGAAAAGGTCCAGAGCCCGTCCAGGGGTCGGCAGGCACAGGCCAGCACCTTATGACAGGGAGCCTACAGGCTGAGGGTTTTTTAGGTTTTCTGATTTGTTactctgtatttatatttttttattctttatcttaTTCTCTAAAATCAGGTACCTTAGCTATGGAgggcgggctgcaggctgattagtggtgagcactggcagcctgagataCCTGCAGTGGCCTAAGAGGGAAAcctgtttttcctgggtttttccccctttttctcatttgttttttactttcattctttcatttttccctcttccattgctttcctttcattccaccttctcttgtttggtcttcattttctttcttcccttctcatctttctggtctttagttttattttttcttgtttcattttttattccacttttttaattcttttccctttttattttttatgatttttccctcttattacttttttttccctagttcttttatggttcttttcctacatttccttattataatttttttttctttcttctttcttaccttttctatggtcttaatattttttcagggGAACATGGACAACTACAAGAATATAGAACAAGTGGTGCCATGTGTCAAAGAGGACCcttaatgcaaaataaaatgaaataaaactgtaGATTAGGAAGAGAAGCTAACCAGCTGAATAAgccaagataaacagatgcctagacaccagtaAAACATTATacgccatactaagaaacaggaagacatagcccagtctaatgaacaactAAAACacggagatgcagaacatggaacaactaatcaaggatgggAAAACAAAAATcttgaaccaacttaatgaagtgaaggaagagataaaggatattaagaagacactgatggAGCATatagaagaaatcataaatattcataaaaagataacagatctgatggccGTGAAATGCAGGAAACTAAAAATATACTGaaatcacataatagcagatttgaaaaagcagaggaaagaattagtgacatcaaAGTTAGAACAATTGAAATCACTCAGATAGTAAAATGGATAgattaaaagatggaaaaaatccagcagggacttagggaattgaatgacaacatgaaacacacaaacatgcgCATTATAGGCCtcccagagggagaagggggCACATGGAGCGCTGAAGGCAATGAGGTCTGAGCACTTCCCAACTCttgagggacatggacatacacgtccaggaagtgcagcacactccaGACAAGACAAACCCTAATGGGCCTGCCTCAAGACATacacttatcaaattgtcaaacacTCAAGACAGGGAGAGAATACTGGAAGCAaccagagaaaagagatccatcacatacaagggaagcacgACAAGATtcaggacaaatactgcatgaccgcGCTGATACGGGCTAAGCATACTGAGCAGATGTACAGGTGTAGACTCAGAGAGGttttcaggagacagaaagggagtagagcaTGGGGAGCCGACGCTCAACATGGGCAGAGCCCATGACAAAGTGGACGAGGGTGGCTTGGCAGTGGGTGGGGCGATggtggtgctggaatgtgagggtgagcagggtgggaggtgggttAGACTATCCATAGaactgggggagggctggaggaaggaacaggtgaactctggggaggtctgtggttgaaactacaatggtgggaatgttcttttggcaaatatggggGGGTCACTAGAGCAGGGCATCAGTGGTGAGGGGCTGtatggggaagggtgcacctggggcgtGCTTCTACAGGATATGAATGTGCTCACCTTGTGTACGGTGTTACCTCAGTGGGTGGGGACACACACAATAAACAAcgaaatattaaactcccatcctgggaagtcctgctacattctcaaatagaggatcAAGAATCTCTTGaatacataggcagtgcctaataaaaattaaaaaaaaaaacaggccagtatgtcaagccctcatattaatgcatgtaactatgaaccttattcttgaaaaACCAAAACTTAGTTgttgccataggttctgaggagaagcggagggaagaatgggtggaacatagagcattttgggggtattggaattgctctgcatgattttgcattgacaggtacaggccattccACATTTTGTCAGGACCTATGAAAGCATATGgtgcaaaaggtaaaccataatgtaaaccatcgaCCATGGTTGGTGGCAGTGCTTCAgtgtttgttcatcaattgccatCAATGTGCCATACTCGTGGGATGTTTTTGATgagggaggatgtggaggaggagggaatggggtatatgggaatcttctatattttctatgtgacttttctgtaacctaaaacttcttagaaaataaagtgaaaaacaattccaatgtctccaatATGCCCCATgctacacatattcttccctctccctctcctcagaacctctggtgaccactatcttctCTCCAATGGGAGATCTTTATAACTGAAAGTAGGGAATCTGGGCTCCACCTTGAAGCAGGAGATGCATTGACCAACAGAGAAGCAGCTCTGAACTCCTGAGACTGTGTTACATATGTGTGCAAATGTGTATTTGTCCCCTAAGGTTTTCTAGGTTTGCAACTAAGAAAAGATTAAGAACCACTAGATTAAATTCTTATTGAAATGTACCTAGAGGAGAAATTCTGAAAACAGCCTAAATGGATTTCAATGAAATTACCTTTTATTGATGTAGTAATAACTACAAGATATTAAATGCCAGGTCCAAAACTGAGCACATTAAAAACCAAGTGCATAAGGCAATTACTCTGCATGATCAAGTGTTCGTGTTTCCAGGAGATCTTAGGAACTGAGCTTGGCTCGTGTGATTTAAATTTTGCCATGCATGGTTACTGTCTCCGTTTTGTGTAGAATTCCCCACTTCACAGGTTTGCCTGGGCCCTATCAGGATCTAACTTGCTTATTTCCTCCCTCCTCGTCCCCAGTGCCTGGCTCTCAGAAATGCCAGCTTCAAGGGTCAGGAAGAGCTTAC is a genomic window containing:
- the LOC139437573 gene encoding uncharacterized protein → MAAVVSQLPRQLPSLAPARPPLLALLPALHLRALLPRLHGRPAQPGTLLLPGPGASPAATRGAVPGPAAGARPPDSAPSRPTPSSPARRPAAPPDAQQLPLNAQQLPLDVEQLPPDAQQLRPMPSSSRPTPSSSARRPAAPPDVQQLRPTPSSSRWMPSSSPWMSSSSRPTPSSSARRPAAPPDVQQLPPDAQQPPPDAQQLPPGCRAAPPDVQQLPPDAQQPPPDAQQLPPDAQQLPPGCRAAPPDAQQLPPDAQQLPPDAQQPRPMPSSSARRRAAPARVLDSERPLPAPGKPSLLRALTCGTPAAA